In one Bactrocera tryoni isolate S06 chromosome 5, CSIRO_BtryS06_freeze2, whole genome shotgun sequence genomic region, the following are encoded:
- the LOC120777594 gene encoding pupal cuticle protein Edg-78E-like, with amino-acid sequence MFKLLLIVTTLFAFAYAAGDPADAHATILKYVNEVNPDGSYNYTYATSNQIQAQESGVGSSYAAGSYSYTSPEGQPIQLTYTADENGYQPKGDHLPTPPPIPDYILRALAYIEAHPFEKIQLKGK; translated from the exons atgttcAAATTG CTACTCATCGTCACAACACTTTTCGCCTTTGCTTACGCTGCTGGTGATCCTGCGGATGCTCACGCCACCATCCTGAAGTATGTGAATGAAGTGAACCCCGATGGCAGCTACAATTACACGTACGCAACGTCGAATCAGATTCAGGCGCAGGAGAGCGGTGTTGGCAGCTCGTATGCCGCTGGCTCATACTCGTACACCTCACCCGAGGGTCAGCCCATACAATTGACTTACACAGCCGATGAAAATGGTTATCAACCCAAAGGTGATCATTTGCCCACGCCGCCACCAATTCCAGATTATATTCTGAGAGCGCTTGCTTACATTGAAGCGCATCCATTCGAGAAGATTCAGCTGAaaggaaagtaa